From a single Alloactinosynnema sp. L-07 genomic region:
- a CDS encoding transglycosylase family protein has product MSYRGKHRKPSAAKRTIARVVVAGVAVGAPMAFAAAPASADTVNWDAIAQCESGGNWSINTGNGYYGGLQFSPSTWRAYGGTGSAHTASKAEQIRVAENTLRGQGIGAWPVCGKRAGSATPAKAKAAAPKATTKKATAPKAAAPKPVVSPVVKKAAPAAPAAPTGVTKSNPAGNYTVVAGDTLSGIAQQLNVEGGWKALHALNKDYISNADLILVGQKIATK; this is encoded by the coding sequence ATGTCGTACCGAGGCAAGCACCGCAAGCCGTCCGCCGCCAAGCGCACCATCGCCCGCGTCGTCGTCGCGGGTGTCGCGGTCGGAGCCCCGATGGCGTTCGCCGCCGCCCCCGCGTCGGCGGACACCGTCAACTGGGACGCCATCGCCCAGTGCGAGAGTGGTGGCAACTGGAGCATCAACACCGGAAACGGCTACTACGGCGGTCTGCAGTTCAGCCCGAGCACCTGGCGTGCGTACGGCGGCACGGGCAGCGCCCACACCGCCTCCAAGGCCGAGCAGATCCGCGTCGCGGAGAACACCCTGCGCGGCCAGGGCATCGGCGCCTGGCCGGTCTGTGGCAAGCGCGCCGGTTCGGCCACGCCCGCCAAGGCGAAGGCCGCCGCCCCCAAGGCGACCACCAAGAAGGCCACCGCGCCCAAGGCCGCCGCGCCCAAGCCGGTCGTGAGCCCGGTCGTGAAGAAGGCCGCCCCGGCCGCTCCGGCCGCGCCCACCGGCGTGACCAAGTCGAACCCGGCGGGCAACTACACCGTTGTCGCGGGTGACACGCTGTCTGGCATCGCCCAGCAGCTCAACGTCGAGGGCGGCTGGAAGGCCCTGCACGCGCTGAACAAGGACTACATCTCGAACGCTGACCTGATCCTCGTGGGCCAGAAGATCGCGACCAAGTAG
- a CDS encoding metallophosphoesterase family protein — translation MEEDRAVTRTFVVGDVHGHRDELVDALHRAGLVDPDGTWSGDDAHVWFLGDFVDRGPDGIGVIDLVRALADSAADAGGHVETLLGNHEVLLLGMHKFGDTEVPSDFGPRSFARSWEMNGGMVSDQEALTEDHLDWLIERPVLALVGDHLLMHSDTLEYLHWGADIATINESVSKILRSDDIVEWWEVWRRMTTRYAFRGPQGEEVADDVLSALGGSQVVHGHSVIADQVGRLPVEIDGPHLYAGGKALGVDAGVFVGGPCLVVELPWSAD, via the coding sequence GTGGAGGAAGACAGAGCCGTGACGCGCACCTTCGTGGTCGGCGACGTCCACGGCCACCGCGACGAACTCGTCGACGCCCTGCACCGCGCGGGCCTCGTCGACCCGGACGGAACCTGGTCCGGCGACGACGCCCACGTGTGGTTCCTCGGCGACTTCGTCGACCGCGGCCCCGACGGCATCGGCGTGATCGACCTGGTGCGTGCCCTGGCCGACTCCGCCGCCGACGCGGGTGGGCACGTGGAGACGCTGCTGGGCAACCATGAGGTGCTTCTGCTGGGTATGCACAAGTTCGGGGACACGGAGGTCCCGTCGGACTTCGGCCCCCGCAGCTTCGCCCGCAGCTGGGAGATGAACGGCGGCATGGTCAGCGACCAGGAGGCGCTGACCGAGGACCACCTGGACTGGCTGATCGAGCGCCCCGTCCTCGCGTTGGTCGGCGACCACCTGCTGATGCACTCCGACACCTTGGAATACCTGCACTGGGGCGCCGACATCGCCACGATCAACGAGTCGGTCAGCAAGATCCTGCGCTCCGACGACATCGTCGAATGGTGGGAAGTCTGGCGGCGGATGACGACGCGGTACGCGTTTCGGGGGCCACAGGGGGAAGAGGTCGCCGACGATGTTCTGTCCGCTTTGGGCGGTTCTCAGGTCGTCCATGGCCACTCGGTGATCGCGGACCAGGTCGGGCGGCTGCCGGTGGAGATCGACGGGCCTCATCTGTATGCGGGCGGGAAGGCGTTGGGGGTGGACGCTGGGGTGTTCGTCGGCGGGCCGTGCCTGGTGGTCGAACTGCCCTGGTCGGCGGACTAG
- a CDS encoding helicase-associated domain-containing protein, which translates to MSSTTLTDWLRARDDEALVAMLRARPDLATPRPSDTAVLATRAATRASVARAAEGLDTFTLAVLDALLTAGADRAPVPLGVVDLDGRVDQAVDTLRGLLLAWGDDDAISLVPAAREAGGLFPAGLGRSAPGLVDADVPALLAEIGDDERKVLTTLAHGQPVGRTKDAAQVLPLEQARTPVQRLLARGLLLRVDADTVELPREIGLALRPGLVEPSMRTTVHKVSTVDATAAGETLEVLRHMETLLRLWSDDPPPTLKSGGLGVRDLRKIAKAADITDRQATVLVELAFGASLVAESDAGEWVPTNHADVWLSASPANRWATLAAAWLDLPRLPGLAGLRDAKDKLLAPLSDDLRRPVAPLERARVLAVPADLKPGTAVASADELAALLAWRAPRRGGRLRDEIVRWAMAEATSLGILALGALSGPGRALLDEGAAAAAKRMAEAMPDPVDHVLVQADLTVVAPGPLEPHLAGQIAEVADVESAGSATVYRVSETSIRRALDVGRTAGDLHELFRVRSRTPIPQSLTYLIDDVARRHGRLRGGSTTSFLRCDDPALIAEVAAHPAAASLRLRKIAPTVLISPLPLLEVLDELRAAGFAPAAEGTDGQVVDLRPSGRRVETPTRAARRPIGVRAADPDQLADIVHTMRAGDRAAESRRSRPVSPTGANLAEVMDLLKEAIETGRSVWVGLVDAHGVATQRVLKPLRMGGGVVEGHDPTGTDLHRLPIHRINTAALVED; encoded by the coding sequence GTGTCCAGCACCACGCTCACCGATTGGCTGCGCGCCCGGGACGACGAGGCGCTGGTCGCGATGCTGCGGGCCCGGCCGGACCTGGCCACGCCCCGGCCATCGGACACCGCCGTGCTCGCCACCAGGGCCGCGACCAGGGCGTCGGTCGCGCGGGCGGCCGAGGGGCTCGACACCTTCACCCTGGCCGTCCTCGACGCGCTGCTGACCGCCGGGGCCGACCGCGCCCCCGTGCCGCTGGGCGTGGTGGATCTCGACGGGCGCGTGGACCAGGCCGTCGACACGCTGCGCGGGCTGCTGCTGGCCTGGGGCGACGACGACGCGATCAGCCTGGTGCCCGCCGCCCGGGAGGCAGGCGGGCTGTTCCCGGCGGGGCTGGGCCGGTCCGCGCCCGGCCTGGTCGACGCCGACGTGCCCGCCCTGCTCGCCGAGATCGGCGACGACGAGCGCAAGGTGCTGACCACCCTGGCCCACGGCCAGCCGGTCGGCCGGACCAAGGACGCCGCGCAGGTGCTGCCGCTGGAGCAGGCCCGCACCCCGGTCCAGCGCCTGCTCGCGCGCGGCCTGCTGCTGCGGGTCGACGCGGACACCGTCGAGTTGCCGCGCGAGATCGGCCTGGCCCTGCGGCCCGGCCTGGTCGAGCCGTCCATGCGCACGACCGTCCACAAAGTGTCTACTGTGGACGCGACGGCGGCGGGCGAGACGCTGGAAGTGCTGCGGCACATGGAGACCCTGCTGCGCCTGTGGTCCGACGACCCGCCGCCGACGCTGAAGTCCGGCGGCTTGGGCGTGCGTGACCTGCGCAAGATCGCCAAGGCCGCCGACATCACCGACCGCCAGGCCACCGTGCTCGTCGAACTGGCTTTCGGCGCGAGTCTGGTCGCCGAGAGCGACGCGGGCGAGTGGGTGCCGACCAACCACGCCGACGTCTGGTTGTCGGCGTCCCCGGCCAACCGCTGGGCCACCCTGGCCGCGGCCTGGCTCGACCTGCCCCGGCTGCCCGGTCTCGCGGGCCTGCGCGACGCCAAGGACAAGCTGCTCGCCCCGCTGTCGGACGACCTGCGCCGCCCGGTCGCGCCGCTGGAGCGGGCCAGGGTCCTCGCGGTGCCTGCCGACCTCAAGCCAGGGACCGCGGTCGCCTCGGCCGACGAACTGGCCGCCCTGCTGGCCTGGCGGGCGCCCCGCCGCGGCGGGCGGCTGCGCGACGAGATCGTCCGCTGGGCCATGGCGGAGGCGACGTCGCTGGGCATCCTCGCCCTCGGCGCGCTCAGCGGACCGGGCCGGGCCCTGCTGGACGAGGGGGCCGCCGCGGCCGCCAAGCGGATGGCCGAGGCGATGCCCGACCCGGTCGACCACGTGCTGGTCCAGGCCGACCTGACGGTGGTCGCGCCGGGCCCGCTGGAGCCGCACCTTGCCGGTCAGATCGCCGAGGTCGCCGACGTGGAGTCCGCGGGCAGCGCGACGGTCTACCGGGTGTCGGAGACCTCGATCCGCCGCGCCCTCGACGTCGGACGCACCGCCGGTGACCTGCACGAACTGTTCCGCGTGCGGTCCCGCACGCCGATCCCCCAGTCCCTCACGTACCTGATCGACGACGTCGCCCGCCGCCACGGCAGGCTCCGCGGCGGGTCGACCACCTCGTTCCTGCGCTGCGACGATCCCGCGCTGATCGCCGAGGTGGCCGCGCACCCGGCCGCCGCGTCACTGCGCCTGCGCAAGATCGCCCCGACGGTGCTGATCAGCCCGCTGCCGCTGCTGGAAGTGCTGGACGAACTCCGCGCGGCGGGCTTCGCCCCGGCGGCGGAGGGAACCGACGGCCAGGTGGTCGACCTGCGCCCGTCCGGCCGTCGCGTCGAGACCCCGACGCGGGCCGCTCGCAGGCCGATCGGCGTGCGGGCCGCCGATCCGGATCAACTCGCCGACATCGTCCACACCATGCGCGCGGGCGACCGCGCCGCCGAGTCGCGCCGGTCCCGACCGGTCTCACCGACCGGGGCGAACCTGGCCGAGGTGATGGACCTGCTCAAGGAGGCCATCGAGACGGGCCGGTCGGTGTGGGTGGGCCTGGTGGACGCGCACGGCGTCGCCACTCAGCGAGTGCTCAAGCCGCTGCGGATGGGCGGCGGCGTCGTGGAGGGCCACGACCCGACGGGCACCGACCTGCACCGCCTCCCGATCCACCGCATCAACACCGCGGCATTGGTCGAGGATTAG
- a CDS encoding helix-turn-helix domain-containing protein gives MGEAVDIAEVARAAGLTASTLRFYEEKGLIASTGRRGLRRQFDPGVLERLALIALGRSAGFALDEIALMFAPDGRPRIDRDLLTAKADELDRRIRELEVMREGLRHAAACPAPSHLECPTFRRILGDALAGNGADPLTAGGTR, from the coding sequence GTGGGTGAGGCAGTGGACATCGCCGAGGTGGCGCGGGCTGCGGGTCTGACCGCGTCGACGCTGCGGTTCTATGAGGAGAAGGGCCTGATCGCCTCGACCGGCCGCAGGGGCCTGCGGCGCCAGTTCGACCCCGGTGTGCTGGAGCGGCTCGCCCTGATCGCGCTGGGCCGCTCGGCGGGCTTCGCGCTCGATGAGATCGCGCTCATGTTCGCGCCCGACGGGCGGCCGCGCATCGACCGCGACCTGCTCACCGCCAAGGCTGACGAGTTGGACCGGAGGATCCGCGAGCTGGAGGTCATGCGCGAGGGCCTGCGGCACGCCGCGGCCTGCCCGGCGCCCAGTCATCTGGAGTGTCCGACGTTCCGCCGCATCCTCGGCGACGCCCTGGCCGGAAATGGGGCCGATCCCCTCACCGCCGGGGGTACGCGGTGA
- the moaA gene encoding GTP 3',8-cyclase MoaA: MTAVDLGLPAVPRASSGTRPDTPALIDTFGRVAADLRVSLTDRCNLRCTYCMPAEGLDWMPGGQMLSADELVRLIRIAVESLGVTNVRFTGGEPTLRRELEGIIAATAALDPRPRISMTTNGIGLVRRARALVEAGLDRINVSLDTLRPERFAEITRRDRLGDVLDGLAAARAAGLSPVKVNAVLLPGVNDDEAPDLLRYCVDNGYHLRFIEQMPLDPQHGWNRAEMLTAERILELLGAEFELTPSASPRGAAPAERWLVDGGPADVGVIASVTRPFCGDCDRTRLTADGALRSCLFSQTETDLRAPLRAGAGDDEIAELWRATMWAKLAGHQINEAGFAQPLRPMSAIGG, encoded by the coding sequence GTGACAGCGGTTGATCTCGGACTCCCCGCGGTGCCCAGGGCCTCCTCGGGCACTCGGCCGGACACGCCCGCGCTCATCGACACCTTCGGCCGGGTGGCCGCCGACCTGCGGGTTTCCCTCACCGACCGCTGCAACCTGCGCTGCACCTACTGCATGCCCGCCGAGGGCCTGGACTGGATGCCCGGCGGCCAGATGCTCAGCGCGGACGAACTCGTCCGGCTGATCCGGATCGCGGTCGAGTCGCTGGGCGTGACCAACGTCCGCTTCACTGGCGGTGAGCCCACGCTGCGACGCGAACTCGAAGGCATCATCGCCGCGACCGCCGCCCTCGACCCGCGGCCGCGGATCTCGATGACCACCAACGGCATCGGCCTGGTGCGCCGCGCCCGCGCGCTTGTGGAGGCCGGGCTCGACCGGATCAACGTCTCCCTCGACACGCTGCGGCCGGAGCGGTTCGCCGAGATCACCCGGCGCGACCGGCTCGGCGACGTGCTCGACGGCTTGGCCGCGGCCCGCGCCGCCGGGCTCAGTCCGGTGAAGGTCAACGCGGTGCTGCTGCCCGGGGTCAACGACGACGAAGCGCCCGACCTGCTGCGCTACTGCGTCGACAACGGCTACCACCTCCGGTTCATCGAGCAGATGCCGCTGGACCCCCAGCACGGCTGGAACCGCGCGGAAATGCTTACCGCGGAACGGATCCTGGAACTGCTGGGCGCCGAGTTCGAGCTGACCCCCAGCGCGAGCCCGCGCGGCGCGGCGCCCGCGGAGCGGTGGCTGGTCGACGGCGGACCCGCCGACGTCGGCGTGATCGCCTCGGTCACCAGGCCCTTCTGCGGCGACTGCGACCGCACCCGGCTCACCGCCGACGGCGCGCTGCGCTCATGCCTGTTCAGCCAGACCGAGACCGACCTGCGCGCCCCCCTGCGCGCGGGCGCGGGCGACGACGAGATCGCCGAGCTGTGGCGGGCCACCATGTGGGCCAAACTGGCCGGACACCAGATCAACGAGGCCGGGTTCGCCCAGCCGCTGCGGCCGATGAGCGCGATCGGGGGCTGA
- a CDS encoding molybdenum cofactor biosynthesis protein MoaE produces MTTARVITASNRAADGVYEDKTGPVVVAWLRAQGCATPDPVVVRDGAPVEAALRAAVADKVDVVVTTGGTGITPTDGTPEATRAVLDYEIPGLADAIRAAGLPKVPTAVLSRGLAGVAGRTLVVNLPGSSGGVRDGLAVLEPVLAHAVDQLKGGDHPAAKPTRARVLRADVSESPITVEEHAALVEDDAAGAVVTFAGVVRDHDHGRGVTALTYEGHPTAKDIVAEVATEVAARHRGVRALAVTHRIGDLAVGDVALACAVAAEHRREAFTACADLVDEVKARLPIWKHQKFTDGTDEWVNCP; encoded by the coding sequence GTGACCACCGCGCGAGTCATCACGGCGTCGAACCGCGCCGCGGACGGCGTCTACGAGGACAAGACCGGCCCGGTCGTCGTGGCCTGGCTGCGGGCCCAGGGCTGCGCCACGCCCGACCCGGTGGTCGTGCGCGACGGCGCCCCGGTCGAGGCGGCGTTGCGGGCCGCGGTGGCCGACAAGGTCGACGTCGTGGTCACCACGGGCGGCACCGGCATCACCCCGACCGACGGCACCCCCGAGGCGACGCGGGCCGTGCTGGATTACGAAATCCCCGGCCTGGCCGACGCTATCCGCGCCGCGGGCCTGCCCAAGGTCCCCACCGCCGTGCTGTCGCGCGGCCTGGCGGGCGTGGCGGGCCGGACCCTGGTGGTGAACCTGCCGGGGTCCTCCGGCGGCGTCCGCGACGGACTCGCGGTGCTGGAGCCAGTGCTCGCCCACGCCGTCGACCAGCTCAAAGGCGGCGACCACCCCGCCGCCAAGCCCACCCGGGCCCGGGTCCTGCGCGCCGACGTCAGCGAGTCCCCGATCACCGTCGAGGAGCACGCCGCCCTGGTCGAGGACGACGCGGCGGGCGCGGTGGTCACCTTCGCGGGTGTCGTCCGCGACCACGACCACGGGCGCGGCGTCACGGCGCTGACCTACGAGGGCCACCCGACCGCCAAGGACATCGTCGCCGAGGTCGCCACCGAGGTCGCCGCCCGCCACCGGGGCGTGCGTGCCCTGGCGGTGACCCACCGGATCGGCGATCTGGCCGTCGGGGACGTCGCCCTGGCCTGCGCGGTGGCCGCCGAGCACCGCAGGGAAGCCTTCACGGCATGTGCGGACTTGGTGGACGAGGTGAAGGCGCGGCTGCCGATCTGGAAGCACCAGAAGTTCACCGACGGCACCGACGAGTGGGTCAACTGCCCTTAG
- a CDS encoding class I SAM-dependent methyltransferase codes for MTDEDQTARWNGRAGNAWVDSQELLDKLLKPVEDVLVDAVAGPAVLDVGCGTGGTTVAVARKVGTCVGVDISGSMIAAAEKRAELAGVRATFIRADAQDHDFEPGTFDTVISRFGVMFFADPVRAFTNLRRATRGGLCVVVWRGMDENPFMTTAERAAAPLLTLPVRLPDTPGQFGMASPDLVRGILTESGWADVDLEPLDVDFALPESELVGYFTRLGPLGLALPEVDETTRERVVETVRPAFDPYVHGAEVRFNGACWIVRATKGS; via the coding sequence GTGACCGACGAAGACCAGACGGCGCGCTGGAACGGCCGCGCGGGCAACGCCTGGGTCGATTCGCAAGAGCTGCTCGACAAGCTGTTGAAGCCCGTGGAAGACGTCCTTGTCGACGCCGTCGCCGGACCCGCCGTGCTCGACGTCGGCTGCGGCACGGGCGGCACGACGGTGGCCGTGGCGCGCAAGGTCGGTACGTGCGTCGGCGTCGACATCTCCGGCTCGATGATCGCCGCCGCCGAGAAGCGCGCCGAACTGGCGGGTGTGCGGGCCACCTTCATCCGCGCCGACGCGCAAGATCACGACTTCGAGCCGGGCACGTTCGACACGGTGATCTCCCGCTTCGGGGTCATGTTCTTCGCGGACCCCGTCCGGGCCTTCACCAACCTGCGCCGCGCCACGCGGGGCGGGCTTTGCGTGGTCGTGTGGCGAGGGATGGACGAGAACCCATTCATGACGACCGCCGAACGCGCCGCGGCCCCGCTGCTGACCCTCCCCGTCCGCCTACCGGACACCCCAGGTCAGTTCGGCATGGCGAGCCCGGACCTGGTCCGCGGGATCCTGACCGAAAGCGGCTGGGCCGACGTCGACCTAGAGCCGCTCGACGTGGACTTCGCCCTACCGGAGTCGGAGCTGGTCGGCTACTTCACCCGGCTCGGCCCGCTCGGCCTGGCCCTGCCCGAGGTGGACGAGACGACCCGCGAGCGAGTCGTGGAGACTGTCCGGCCCGCGTTCGACCCTTACGTGCACGGCGCGGAAGTCCGATTCAACGGTGCGTGCTGGATCGTCCGCGCTACTAAGGGCAGTTGA
- a CDS encoding MoaD/ThiS family protein yields the protein MALAVTVRYFAGARVAAGVQEESISLPADATVADALTALVDRHGDALSRVLRASSFLLDGVAVRDRSLPLGDRAGLDVLPPFAGG from the coding sequence ATGGCACTCGCCGTCACAGTGCGGTATTTCGCCGGAGCACGCGTCGCCGCGGGCGTCCAGGAGGAGAGCATCTCCCTGCCCGCGGACGCGACGGTGGCCGACGCGCTCACGGCGCTCGTGGACCGCCACGGCGACGCGCTGTCGCGGGTGCTGCGGGCGTCGAGCTTCCTGCTCGACGGCGTCGCGGTGCGCGATCGGTCGCTGCCGCTGGGCGACCGCGCCGGGCTGGACGTGCTGCCGCCGTTCGCGGGCGGCTGA
- a CDS encoding HAD-IIA family hydrolase translates to MRWTYLMDMDGVLVHEEHLIPGADAVIAELTSADTPFLVLTNNSIYTPRDLRARLLRTGLDVPEKAIWTSALATARFLDTQRPGGSAYVIGEAGLTTALHEIGYVLTDRDPDYVVLGETRTYSFTAITRAIRLVEQGARFIATNPDATGPSREGSLPATGSVAALIERATGRAPYYVGKPNPLMMRSGLRSLGAHSENTLMIGDRMDTDVRSGLEAGLRTILVLTGISGRDTAELFPYRPTRVIDSIADLVGHTGNPFPE, encoded by the coding sequence ATGCGGTGGACGTACCTGATGGACATGGACGGGGTGCTGGTGCATGAGGAGCACCTGATCCCGGGCGCGGACGCGGTGATCGCCGAACTAACGTCGGCGGACACACCTTTCCTGGTGCTGACCAACAACTCGATCTACACCCCGCGCGACCTGCGGGCCCGCCTGCTGCGCACCGGCCTCGACGTGCCGGAGAAAGCCATCTGGACCTCCGCGCTGGCCACCGCCCGGTTCCTCGACACCCAGCGCCCCGGCGGCTCGGCCTACGTCATCGGCGAGGCCGGGCTGACCACCGCGCTGCACGAGATCGGCTACGTGCTGACCGACCGCGACCCGGACTACGTCGTCCTCGGCGAGACCCGCACCTACAGCTTCACCGCGATCACCCGCGCGATCCGCCTGGTCGAGCAGGGCGCGCGGTTCATCGCCACCAACCCCGACGCCACCGGCCCCAGCCGCGAGGGCTCGCTACCCGCGACCGGCTCGGTGGCCGCCCTGATCGAGCGCGCGACCGGCCGCGCGCCGTACTACGTGGGCAAGCCGAACCCGCTGATGATGCGCTCGGGTCTGCGCTCGCTCGGCGCGCACTCGGAGAACACCCTGATGATCGGCGACCGGATGGACACCGACGTCCGCAGCGGCCTGGAGGCCGGGCTGCGCACGATCCTGGTGCTCACCGGGATCTCCGGCCGCGACACCGCCGAGCTGTTCCCCTACCGCCCGACCCGCGTGATCGACTCCATCGCCGACCTCGTGGGACACACTGGGAATCCGTTTCCGGAATGA
- the moaC gene encoding cyclic pyranopterin monophosphate synthase MoaC produces MDGELSHVDANGAARMVDVSEKEVTARTAVATGIVRTTREVIGLLSRDGLPKGDALATARIAGIMAAKKTPELVPLCHPISISGVRLDLDLDGSEVRITATVRTNDRTGVEMEALTAVAVCGLTLHDMIKAVDPAAVLDAVQVERKDGGKSGTWTRKDHL; encoded by the coding sequence GTGGACGGCGAACTGAGTCATGTGGACGCCAATGGCGCGGCCAGGATGGTCGATGTCTCCGAGAAGGAGGTCACGGCCAGAACGGCTGTGGCGACTGGGATCGTCCGCACGACCAGAGAGGTCATCGGCTTACTGAGCCGCGACGGCCTGCCCAAAGGTGACGCGCTCGCCACCGCCCGCATCGCCGGGATCATGGCCGCCAAGAAGACCCCCGAGTTGGTCCCGCTGTGCCACCCGATCTCGATCTCGGGCGTGCGGCTCGACCTTGATCTCGACGGCTCCGAGGTGCGGATCACCGCGACCGTGCGCACCAACGACCGCACGGGCGTGGAGATGGAGGCGCTCACCGCGGTGGCGGTCTGCGGCCTGACCCTGCACGACATGATCAAGGCCGTCGACCCGGCCGCCGTGCTCGACGCCGTCCAGGTGGAACGCAAGGACGGCGGCAAGAGCGGCACGTGGACCCGGAAGGACCACCTGTGA
- a CDS encoding NAD-dependent malic enzyme, whose product MPVPGPGYSITIRVEAPPSASAAGDLAGAIGRVGGVITAFDVVESHTDRVVVDITCNAVSVNHARDITDVLDLLPGVVVRKVSDRTFLMHLGGKIEVNAKVALRNRDDLSRAYTPGVARICQAIAENPDDARRLTIKRNTVAVVTDGSAVLGLGNLGPAAALPVMEGKAALFKKFAGVDAWPVCLDTQDTEEIIRTVQLIAPVYGGINLEDIAAPRCFEIEARLRDLLDIPVFHDDQHGTAICVVAALRNALRVVGKDIADCKIVVCGVGAAGSAIIRLLLHRGPGDIIAVDVDGIVHEGRGDGDANLRWVAENTNRHGVSGRLHDALVDADVFIGVSAPNLFGADQVATMAKDAVVFALANPDPEIDPLEAQKHAAVVATGRSDYPNQINNVLAFPGVFRGLLDAQARGITDKMLLAAADAIADVVDGDKLNASFIVPSVFDPAVSHAVADAVRKAAGTSHSG is encoded by the coding sequence ATGCCAGTTCCCGGTCCCGGTTACTCGATCACCATCCGCGTCGAGGCGCCGCCGTCGGCGAGCGCGGCGGGGGATCTCGCCGGGGCGATCGGGCGGGTCGGCGGGGTCATCACCGCCTTCGACGTGGTCGAGTCGCACACCGACCGGGTCGTCGTCGACATCACCTGCAACGCGGTGTCGGTCAACCACGCCCGCGACATCACCGACGTGCTCGACCTGCTGCCCGGGGTCGTGGTGCGCAAGGTGTCCGACCGGACGTTCCTCATGCACCTCGGCGGCAAGATCGAGGTCAACGCCAAGGTCGCGCTGCGCAACCGCGACGACCTCTCCCGCGCCTACACCCCTGGTGTGGCCCGGATCTGCCAGGCGATCGCGGAGAACCCCGACGACGCGCGCCGCCTGACGATCAAGCGCAACACCGTGGCCGTGGTGACCGACGGCTCGGCCGTGCTCGGCCTTGGCAACCTCGGCCCGGCCGCGGCGCTGCCGGTGATGGAGGGCAAGGCCGCGCTGTTCAAGAAGTTCGCGGGCGTCGACGCGTGGCCGGTGTGTTTGGACACTCAGGACACCGAGGAGATCATCCGTACTGTCCAGCTGATCGCGCCGGTCTACGGCGGCATCAACCTGGAGGACATCGCCGCGCCCCGCTGCTTCGAGATCGAGGCCCGGCTGCGTGACCTGCTCGACATCCCGGTGTTCCACGACGACCAGCACGGCACCGCCATCTGCGTGGTCGCCGCGCTGCGCAACGCGCTTCGGGTGGTCGGCAAAGACATCGCCGACTGCAAGATCGTGGTCTGCGGCGTCGGCGCGGCCGGGTCGGCGATCATCCGCCTGCTGCTGCACCGCGGCCCCGGCGACATCATCGCCGTGGATGTCGACGGCATCGTCCACGAGGGCCGCGGCGACGGCGACGCGAACCTGCGCTGGGTCGCGGAGAACACCAACCGCCACGGGGTGAGCGGCAGGCTGCACGACGCGCTGGTCGACGCCGACGTGTTCATCGGAGTCTCGGCGCCCAACCTGTTCGGCGCCGACCAGGTCGCCACCATGGCCAAGGACGCGGTGGTGTTCGCGCTGGCCAACCCTGATCCGGAGATCGACCCGCTGGAGGCGCAGAAGCACGCCGCGGTCGTCGCGACCGGCCGGTCGGACTATCCGAACCAGATCAACAACGTGCTGGCCTTCCCCGGCGTCTTCCGTGGCCTGCTCGACGCCCAGGCTCGCGGCATCACCGACAAGATGCTGCTGGCCGCCGCCGACGCCATCGCCGACGTGGTCGACGGCGACAAGCTCAACGCCTCCTTCATCGTCCCGAGCGTGTTCGACCCGGCCGTGTCGCACGCGGTCGCGGACGCCGTGCGCAAGGCGGCGGGGACCTCGCACTCCGGGTAG
- a CDS encoding Imm1 family immunity protein codes for MTIEARYRTLDGGQVGEEVLHLAADGVDRLVEVLAAAPFGVAMRPVGAEFVNELIVGIRGDLGAIYFTDETGSWYTEGPTPDDEGPVYAEVDFPDHSELPTDKIERALEEYLRTGARPTCVAWQVDPY; via the coding sequence ATGACGATCGAGGCCCGCTATCGCACTCTCGATGGTGGCCAGGTAGGCGAGGAAGTCCTCCACCTCGCCGCGGATGGTGTCGACCGGCTGGTCGAAGTGCTTGCCGCAGCGCCTTTCGGGGTCGCAATGCGACCTGTCGGGGCTGAGTTCGTCAACGAACTCATCGTGGGGATCCGCGGCGACCTTGGGGCGATCTACTTCACCGATGAGACCGGTTCTTGGTACACCGAAGGACCAACCCCCGACGACGAGGGTCCCGTCTACGCCGAAGTCGACTTCCCTGACCACAGCGAACTGCCGACTGACAAAATCGAACGGGCACTAGAGGAATATCTGCGGACTGGTGCGCGGCCGACCTGCGTTGCCTGGCAGGTCGACCCTTATTAG